A stretch of Dysidea avara chromosome 5, odDysAvar1.4, whole genome shotgun sequence DNA encodes these proteins:
- the LOC136257092 gene encoding lysyl oxidase homolog 2B-like, with protein MMVLLVFVWLLATLQDSIAAIPEDIRLVNSGSDYQGVVEVLVNRKWGKICGDDFEIKDAHVICKTLGYSGAIITHKSIYYGQSRGRVWKLNCTGEEDSIFDCDIVKPDQCSDQQQNVGVICQHSPPVRLTCPYNKTCNNIARKRGPDPGECTPSVHVEGIVEIYYNERWWPVSVDEWDDEDVNVVCGQLGYPVSFGTVSKLTDLLPRKIRVSRQQKNQFKRTHLQKVTLQGLGCTGTERDLSLCPHHGWGPFDNPGGKVATARCGFHPHPSCDGANYQPLYRLKSGVMPWMGRVEVLYNNQWGTVCDDGFDDSSANVLCRSLGYGNVVTITKRAGYGRGIRKIWLSDVKCDGTESQLHDCKHLPWGSTASCNGHSGDVGVECNVPDIYHGQKSPVQFVSTVNNINDNHVEVAVSSNHGYGLVCYDDVDTMMSSVLCRSLPDPKFLVTYQSSKVASYTGQRYRGKFVCKGNELNVRECDMQFVPVSQCDNGDLLIRCDKKLPDLVPILSTFKKSLRSRYDFTPMKRLQCALEENCLASDAVGLPDDSVRTLLRFDLLTMNYGLSDFTPILNRREWIWHSCHDHHHSFEVFAEYDLLNLNGTKVAEGHKASFCLADTDCDAGGHSWYNCGRKQGISKNCGDTYSRYLDCQWIDITGVPEGIYSIQIKVNPTQLVPESDYSNNVIHCTVSMGKKRLQVIQCSQY; from the exons ATGATGGTACTGTTAGTATTTGTTTGGTTATTAGCAACCCTGCAGGATTCCATTGCTGCTATCCCAGAGGACATCAGGCTGGTGAACAGTGGTTCTGATTATCAGGGCGTGGTGGAAGTGTTAGTTAATCGCAAGTGGGGTAAGATTTGTGGCGATGATTTTGAGATAAAGGATGCCCATGTCATCTGCAAGACACTAGGCTATTCTGGTGCCATTATCACCCATAAGAGTATCTACTATGGTCAAAGTAGAGGCAGAGTTTGGAAACTGAACTGCACTGGAGAAGAAGACAGCATTTTTGACTGTGACATTGTAAAACCAGATCAATGCAGTGACCAACAACAAAATGTTGGAGTGATATGTCAACATTCTCCACCTGTTAGACTGACCTGTCCATACAATAAGACTTGTAATAACATTGCCAGAAAACGTGGTCCTGATCCAGGAGAATGTACCCCATCTGTACATGTTGAGGGGATTGTTGAAATTTACTATAATGAGAGATGGTGGCCAGTATCAGTTGATGAATGGGATGATGAAGATGTGAATGTGGTGTGTGGTCAACTGGGGTATCCTGTGAGCTTTGGAACTGTGTCAAAATTGACAGACCTTTTACCACGGAAAATCCGTGTCAGTAGACAGCAGAAGAATCAATTCAAAAGGACACACCTGCAAAAAGTCACATTACAGGGCCTGGGTTGTACTGGTACAGAGAGAGATTTAAGCTTATGCCCTCATCATGGATGGGGTCCATTTGATAATCCTGGTGGTAAAGTAGCTACTGCAAGATGTGGATTCCATCCTCACCCATCCTGTGATGGTGCAAATTATCAA CCATTATACCGCCTCAAATCTGGAGTAATGCCATGGATGGGAAGAGTAGAGGTGTTGTATAACAATCAGTGGGGTACTGTCTGTGATGATGGATTTGATGATAGCAGTGCTAATGTTCTGTGTCGATCACTTGGTTATGGTAATGTTGTTACTATTACTAAAAGAGCTGGATATGGCCGGGGAATTAGAAAGATCTGGTTGAGTGATGTAAAGTGTGATGGGACTGAATCACAACTACATGATTGTAAACATCTTCCCTGGGGTAGCACTGCTTCATGTAATGGTCATAGTGGAGATGTGGGAGTCGAGTGTAATGTACCAGATATCTATCATGGACAGAAATCACCA GTTCAGTTTGTGTCTACCGTCAACAACATCAATGATAACCATGTTGAAGTAGCTGTTTCCAGTAACCATGGTTATGGTCTGGTGTGTTATGATGATGTAGATACGATGATGAGTAGTGTATTGTGTCGTTCACTACCTGATCCTAAATTTTTAGTAACTTACCAATCCAGCAAGGTAGCTAGTTATACAG GACAAAGATATAGAGGGAAGTTCGTTTGTAAGGGAAATGAGCTAAATGTTCGTGAATGTGATATGCAGTTTGTACCTGTATCACAATGTGATAATGGAGACCTACTGATTAGATGTGATAAAA AATTACCGGATCTTGTTCCTATTCTCTCAACGTTTAAAAAATCTCTTCGCTCAAGATATGATTTTACACCAATGAAAAGACTTCAGTGTGCCTTAGAGGAGAATTGCCTTGCTAGTGATGCTGTTGGACTGCCAGATGACTCAGTCAGAACATTGTTGCGATTTGATTTACTCACAATGAACTATGGTTTGAGTGACTTTACCCCAATCCTTAATCGGCGTGAATGGATTTGGCATTCTTGCCATGATCATCATCATTCTTTTGAAGTGTTTGCAGAGTATGACTTGTTGAATCTTAATGGCACTAAGGTAGCAGAAGGCCACAAAGCCAGTTTCTGTCTTGCTGACACAGACTGTGATGCTGGTGGACATTCTTGGTATAATTGTGGTAGAAAACAAGGAATATCTAAGAACTGCGGTGACACATATTCTCGATATCTGGACTGTCAATGGATAGACATCACAGGTGTACCAGAGGGTATCTACTCTATACAAATCAAAGTTAATCCAACTCAACTAGTACCTGAGAGTGATTATAGCAATAATGTCATCCATTGTACTGTATCTATGGGCAAGAAACGCCTTCAGGTTATACAATGTTCCCAATATT GA
- the LOC136257091 gene encoding lysyl oxidase homolog 2-like, which produces MTALLAIVWISAMLQNSLAVQEDIRLSNGASDYQGRVEVLVNRKWGTICGDGLGTKDAHVICKTLGYPSALVAHDSSFYGRGRGKVWKVNCTGEEDSIFDCGVTEDRQCSHRKDVGVECYRPQPSPPVRLTCPYNQTCNNIARKRGPDPGECTPSVHVEGIVEVYYNERWWPVSADEWDDEDVNVVCGQLGYPVSFGTVSRLAKILPRGSYVSRQQKKQFRKSHIQKVTLQGLGCTGTERDLSLCPHYGWGPFDNPGGKVATARCGFHPHPSCEDKCQQPSYRLRAGVMPWMGRVEVLYNNQWGTVCDDGFDDNSANVLCRSLGYGNAITITKRAGYGRGIGKIWLSDVKCNGTESQLHDCKHLHWGSTASCNGHSGDVGVECNVPDIYHGQKSPVQFVSTVSNINDNYVEVAVASNHGYGLVCYDDIDIMMSSVLCRSLPDPKFLVTYQSSKLASYTGQRYRGKFVCKGNELNVRECDMQFVPVSQCDNGDLLIRCDKKLPDLVPILSNFEDSLRHHPRHDFEPMKYLQCALEENCLASDAVGLPGSAVRALLRFDSLTMNYGLSDFAPVLDRSQWIWHSCHFHYHSFEVFAEYDLLNLNGTKVAEGHKASFCLEDSRCDVRGARRYRCGGAKQGISKNCGDLYGRYLDCQWIDITGIPEGVYSIQIKVNPTQLVPESDYSNNVIQCIVSMSKERLQVIQCSQSGHETEVC; this is translated from the exons ATGACGGCGCTGCTTGCAATCGTGTGGATCTCAGCTATGCTGCAGAATTCTTTAGCTGTTCAAGAGGACATCAGGCTGAGCAACGGTGCTTCTGACTACCAGGGTAGAGTGGAGGTGTTAGTTAATCGAAAGTGGGGTACGATATGTGGCGATGGACTAGGGACAAAGGATGCCCATGTCATCTGCAAGACATTAGGCTATCCCAGCGCACTTGTAGCTCATGACAGCAGCTTTTATGGTAGAGGCAGGGGCAAAGTGTGGAAAGTGAATTGCACTGGAGAAGAAGACAGCATCTTTGACTGTGGTGTAACAGAGGACCGTCAGTGTTCACATAGGAAAGATGTCGGAGTAGAGTGTTACAGACCTCAACCTTCTCCACCTGTTAGACTGACCTGTCCATACAATCAGACTTGTAATAACATTGCCAGAAAACGTGGTCCTGATCCAGGAGAATGTACCCCATCTGTACATGTTGAGGGGATTGTTGAAGTTTACTATAATGAGAGATGGTGGCCAGTATCAGCTGATGAATGGGATGATGAAGATGTGAATGTGGTGTGTGGTCAACTGGGGTATCCTGTGAGCTTTGGAACTGTGTCAAGATTAGCTAAGATTTTGCCACGTGGATCATATGTCAGCAGACAGCAAAAGAAGCAGTTTAGGAAATCACATATACAAAAAGTCACATTACAGGGCCTGGGTTGTACTGGTACAGAGAGAGACTTAAGCTTATGCCCTCATTATGGATGGGGTCCATTTGATAATCCTGGTGGTAAAGTAGCTACTGCAAGATGTGGATTCCATCCTCACCCATCATGTGAAGACAAATGTCAACAG CCATCATATCGTCTCAGAGCTGGAGTAATGCCATGGATGGGAAGAGTAGAGGTGTTGTATAACAATCAGTGGGGTACTGTCTGTGATGATGGATTTGATGATAACAGTGCTAATGTACTATGTCGATCACTCGGTTATGGTAATGCTATTACTATTACTAAAAGAGCTGGATATGGTCGTGGAATTGGAAAGATCTGGTTGAGTGATGTAAAGTGTAATGGGACTGAATCACAACTACATGATTGTAAACATCTTCACTGGGGTAGCACTGCTTCATGTAATGGTCATAGTGGAGATGTGGGAGTCGAGTGTAATGTACCAGATATCTATCATGGACAGAAATCACCA GTTCAGTTTGTGTCTACCGTGAGCAATATCAATGATAACTATGTTGAAGTAGCTGTTGCCAGTAACCATGGTTATGGTCTGGTGTGTTATGATGACATAGACATAATGATGAGTAGTGTATTGTGTCGTTCACTACCTGATCCTAAATTTTTAGTAACTTACCAATCCAGCAAGCTAGCTAGTTATACAG GACAGAGATATAGAGGGAAGTTTGTTTGTAAGGGAAATGAGCTAAATGTTCGTGAATGTGATATGCAGTTTGTACCTGTATCACAATGTGATAATGGAGACCTACTGATTAGATGTGATAAAA AACTTCCAGATCTTGTCCCTATTCTTTCCAATTTTGAAGATTCTCTGAGACATCATCCTAGACATGATTTTGAACCGATGAAATATCTTCAGTGTGCTTTGGAGGAGAACTGTCTTGCTAGTGATGCTGTTGGCTTGCCAGGGAGTGCAGTCAGAGCATTGTTGAGGTTTGACTCACTCACAATGAATTATGGTTTGAGTGACTTTGCCCCAGTTCTTGACCGCAGCCAGTGGATTTGGCACTCTTGTCATTTTCATTATCATTCCTTTGAAGTGTTTGCAGAGTATGACTTGTTAAACCTTAATGGTACGAAGGTAGCAGAAGGACACAAAGCCAGTTTCTGTCTTGAAGATAGCCGGTGTGATGTTAGAGGTGCTCGACGCTATCGCTGTGGAGGTGCTAAACAAGGCATATCTAAGAACTGCGGCGATCTTTATGGTCGATATTTGGACTGTCAATGGATAGACATCACAGGTATACCAGAGGGTGTCTACTCTATACAAATTAAAGTTAATCCAACTCAACTAGTACCTGAGAGTGATTATAGCAATAATGTCATCCAATGTATTGTATCTATGAGCAAGGAACGTCTTCAGGTTATACAATGTTCCCAATCTG GTCATGAAACAGAAGTATGCTAG